Proteins found in one Vallitalea guaymasensis genomic segment:
- a CDS encoding ferrous iron transporter B, with translation MGLTNQSTGLKTLRDSFNVDLQSPDDIVIALAGNPNTGKSTVFNSLTGLKQHTGNWPGKTVTNARGTFTHKEQKYILVDLPGTYSLLSNSVEEEIARDFICFGKPHAVVVVADSTCLERNLNLVIQILEITSNVILCVNLIDESKRKGIDIDCRKLSEELGIPVVPTNARRGIGLDVLKDSLHSMIRTKETLSPISINYNKQITDAVDEICPLISPILKDDVLDMRWTSLRLLDGDNSIIQSIVKYLDIDLSTHNEIMDKIETIKEDLEVVHHMNINNLREKIVSSIIEKAEKIADKVITEHKKQHRDFDRKIDKVITSKALGIPIMLLLLGIIFWITIIGANYPSSLLSNMFCNAELKLTEFFNWINAPSWLHDVLVLGLFRTLGWVISVMLPPMAIFFPLFTLLEDLGYLPRIAFNLDYFFKKCCAHGKQALTMCMVILKLQKNLFIIFYDL, from the coding sequence ATGGGACTTACTAATCAATCCACTGGTCTAAAAACTCTAAGAGATAGTTTTAATGTAGACCTGCAATCTCCAGATGATATAGTCATTGCTTTGGCAGGTAATCCTAATACAGGCAAAAGTACAGTTTTCAACTCCCTAACAGGACTAAAACAGCATACCGGAAATTGGCCGGGAAAAACAGTCACTAATGCTAGAGGTACATTTACTCATAAGGAACAAAAATATATCCTCGTAGACCTACCAGGTACGTACTCCCTTTTATCAAACTCTGTTGAAGAAGAAATAGCCAGAGATTTTATATGCTTTGGTAAACCTCATGCTGTAGTAGTGGTTGCAGACAGCACATGCCTAGAAAGGAATCTCAATCTAGTAATCCAGATACTTGAAATTACAAGTAATGTTATTCTATGTGTTAACCTAATTGATGAATCCAAGAGAAAAGGTATTGATATAGATTGTAGAAAATTATCTGAAGAACTTGGAATTCCAGTTGTTCCTACTAACGCTAGAAGGGGTATAGGTCTTGATGTATTAAAAGATAGTTTACATAGTATGATTAGAACAAAAGAAACTCTATCCCCTATATCTATTAATTATAATAAGCAGATAACTGATGCTGTTGATGAAATATGTCCTCTTATATCTCCTATACTCAAAGATGATGTTTTAGATATGAGATGGACTTCGTTAAGATTACTAGATGGAGATAATTCAATAATACAATCCATAGTAAAATATCTTGATATTGATTTATCCACTCATAATGAAATCATGGATAAGATAGAAACCATTAAAGAAGATCTTGAAGTAGTTCATCACATGAATATTAATAATCTTAGAGAGAAAATTGTATCTAGTATAATTGAAAAAGCTGAGAAAATAGCCGATAAGGTGATAACAGAACATAAAAAGCAACATAGAGATTTTGATAGGAAAATTGATAAAGTCATTACTTCCAAAGCACTTGGAATTCCAATAATGCTTTTACTACTTGGAATCATATTCTGGATAACAATTATAGGTGCTAACTATCCTTCATCATTGCTATCAAACATGTTTTGCAATGCAGAATTAAAACTGACAGAGTTCTTCAACTGGATTAATGCTCCTTCTTGGCTCCATGACGTACTTGTTTTGGGATTGTTCAGAACTCTAGGCTGGGTAATATCTGTTATGCTACCCCCTATGGCTATATTTTTTCCGTTGTTTACTCTATTGGAAGATCTGGGATATCTACCTAGGATAGCTTTTAATTTGGATTATTTTTTTAAGAAATGTTGTGCTCATGGTAAGCAGGCATTGACCATGTGTATGGTTATACTAAAACTGCAAAAAAATTTATTCATAATTTTTTATGATCTATAG
- a CDS encoding M23 family metallopeptidase encodes MATGKVISKTAVYYGPSTSYPSDNSYAGPNDSVTILWSEGSWYYIEYPAGSKRKRMYIRKSAVSQVSGSVSTYYVNKQTRYCNHGTDTYCGPSSSRYVNAGSISKGEKVYYLYSKKENNYALIEYNVSGGKRKRAWVDSMKLCISPVEIKFYDYLSNGWTQTLAWNGVSTQGNYGHLGNDLVKSTKDVKAIYDGDVVFSGYTTWNGNVVQLKHTLNSKVFYSFYAHLDSRLVSSGSVSAGQSIGVMGGTGNNGKGYRAHLHLGIYLAKTNGADTPGYNKDSNGNKQYFEHGVVYKDFTSLSGFSARYFDPEKVINSEGQCILNNYKEF; translated from the coding sequence ATGGCAACAGGAAAAGTAATAAGTAAAACAGCAGTATATTATGGTCCAAGTACCTCTTATCCTTCAGATAACAGTTATGCAGGACCAAATGATTCAGTAACTATTTTATGGTCGGAAGGATCATGGTATTATATTGAATATCCAGCTGGTTCAAAAAGAAAAAGAATGTATATTAGAAAAAGTGCGGTTTCTCAAGTGTCAGGAAGTGTTTCAACGTATTATGTAAATAAACAGACAAGATATTGTAATCATGGAACAGACACTTATTGTGGTCCATCAAGTAGTAGATATGTAAATGCTGGATCAATAAGCAAAGGAGAAAAAGTTTACTATTTGTATTCAAAAAAGGAAAATAACTATGCTCTTATTGAATATAATGTAAGTGGGGGTAAACGAAAACGTGCATGGGTTGATTCCATGAAGTTATGTATTTCACCAGTAGAAATAAAATTCTATGATTACCTATCTAATGGTTGGACACAAACTCTAGCATGGAATGGTGTATCTACACAAGGAAATTATGGGCATTTGGGTAATGATTTAGTGAAATCTACTAAAGATGTAAAAGCAATCTATGATGGTGATGTGGTATTTTCAGGGTATACAACATGGAATGGGAATGTTGTTCAACTCAAGCATACATTAAATAGTAAGGTATTTTATTCATTTTATGCTCATTTAGATTCTAGGTTAGTAAGTAGCGGAAGCGTATCTGCTGGGCAAAGTATTGGTGTTATGGGAGGAACTGGAAACAACGGTAAGGGATATCGAGCCCATTTGCATCTTGGTATATATTTAGCAAAAACAAATGGGGCAGATACTCCAGGATATAATAAAGATAGTAATGGTAATAAACAATATTTTGAGCATGGTGTAGTGTATAAAGATTTCACATCTTTAAGTGGTTTTTCAGCAAGATATTTTGATCCAGAAAAGGTTATTAATTCTGAGGGACAGTGTATCTTAAATAACTATAAAGAGTTCTAG
- a CDS encoding 3'-5' exonuclease, translating into MAKIIPQYITTNMTPGEKELLNFLHKLPDDYIVYYTINVNNKEPDFIVVGKKIGVMVIEVKDWDLDYIRRFDKKSVNLKNRSNVKNPLVQAQEYSNELLNIIKDKYIYGYPVNKVVCFCNITYSEYMEFKDNRGTKISDILKPEDIIFKDELQSLKSNTRRRRDKQGKYHIPDANNDYIKLLQDKFYHTFTRDMTDKDVKIFSSAIYPQFIIDDDEPIFKALEWDQILMAKSIPTEHELIRGNAGTGKSIVLQTKALYIASHKPNAKILLIYFNSCIKSHIYAKTKELKYNKQIELNYYESWKEKKGQYDYILVDEGQDFDNGMLKELKDSLKKDGIIVIASDGAQNVYGRQHNLDPDGEDIVIDIKKKVDLLTRNYRTTEEIFVFAYTFLKNEKLKAQLSENKYNSNYSTKIKEHFRSGEMPILKEAKDDDDEYNIIKDHIEYLLVRGELANNIAIIINQNEDIEKYVKRFQEDKYSKVKLYSDKKDCKPEDNEAFIYTRHSAKGLEFKHVILCGIKDDKASTYHKSTFVAMTRAKYSLMIIYKEEAKKYDNVKVIKQVYQELSREYNIEKDSKNRYKLYGEQLLNKMKTIVGIRKITANMDKYTAPEALEIIDRLIDNSFNDVSNFQNKIIEKTNSTKNQTRVKNQHIRSSEIVKPSGEYERDIQVLKKKIEDEKKKTIEKDRKLKTIQKQYKNKVDDLEKELIKKDFTITNLETAATKQDNVKMYNENISYLKDDSISNTSIFKRGLLKKIVFITIGILIFLCYRDPINIFREGHTIGISDDSAVKNNKKTIYLKSTMIPGKDGNGAKVIQSYINIYIDDVKIDELSGFHQSDSMISIEESDSSTELVFNGEIKQNSNSKKKNYESYSLSITKSVKIVYSNTYNSIMINDNSFEMHQLKELKNCIQGMDKLEIGKKNNQIIIEYNN; encoded by the coding sequence TTGGCTAAGATTATACCTCAATATATTACAACTAATATGACTCCAGGAGAAAAAGAGCTTCTAAATTTCTTGCATAAATTGCCAGATGATTATATAGTCTATTATACAATAAATGTAAATAATAAAGAACCCGATTTTATTGTTGTTGGTAAAAAAATAGGGGTAATGGTGATTGAAGTAAAAGACTGGGACCTTGATTATATTAGAAGATTTGATAAGAAATCAGTCAATTTAAAGAATAGAAGTAATGTAAAAAACCCATTAGTTCAAGCCCAAGAGTACAGCAATGAACTATTAAACATTATTAAAGATAAATATATATATGGTTATCCAGTTAATAAAGTAGTTTGTTTTTGTAATATTACTTATTCTGAATATATGGAATTTAAAGATAATAGAGGTACGAAAATATCTGACATATTAAAACCCGAAGATATTATTTTTAAAGATGAATTGCAATCACTTAAAAGTAATACAAGAAGACGAAGAGATAAACAGGGTAAATATCATATACCTGATGCAAATAATGATTACATAAAATTATTACAAGACAAATTTTATCATACATTTACAAGAGATATGACTGATAAAGATGTTAAAATTTTTAGTAGTGCCATTTATCCTCAATTTATTATAGATGATGATGAACCAATTTTTAAAGCATTAGAATGGGATCAAATACTTATGGCAAAAAGTATTCCCACTGAGCATGAACTTATAAGAGGTAATGCAGGAACAGGTAAATCAATAGTACTTCAAACAAAAGCATTATACATAGCAAGCCATAAGCCTAATGCAAAGATACTTTTAATTTACTTTAACTCATGTATAAAATCTCATATTTATGCTAAAACAAAAGAATTAAAATATAATAAACAAATAGAATTAAACTATTATGAGAGTTGGAAGGAAAAAAAAGGTCAATATGACTATATTTTAGTTGATGAAGGTCAAGATTTTGACAATGGTATGTTGAAGGAACTTAAAGACTCTCTTAAGAAAGATGGAATAATTGTTATTGCTTCTGATGGAGCACAAAATGTATATGGAAGACAACATAATCTAGATCCAGATGGGGAAGATATTGTTATTGATATCAAAAAAAAAGTTGATCTATTAACTAGAAATTATCGTACAACAGAAGAAATCTTTGTATTTGCATATACTTTCCTGAAAAATGAAAAATTAAAAGCACAATTATCTGAGAATAAATATAACAGTAATTATAGTACAAAGATAAAAGAACACTTTAGAAGTGGTGAAATGCCTATATTAAAGGAAGCCAAAGACGATGATGACGAATATAACATAATTAAGGATCATATAGAGTATTTATTAGTGAGAGGAGAACTAGCAAATAATATAGCTATTATTATTAATCAAAATGAAGATATTGAAAAGTATGTAAAAAGATTTCAAGAAGATAAATATTCAAAAGTTAAGTTATATAGCGATAAAAAAGACTGTAAACCTGAGGATAATGAAGCTTTTATATATACAAGGCATAGTGCAAAGGGTTTAGAATTTAAACACGTTATCTTGTGTGGTATAAAAGACGATAAAGCATCCACTTATCATAAGTCTACATTTGTAGCTATGACTAGAGCTAAATATAGTCTGATGATTATATATAAAGAAGAAGCAAAGAAATATGATAATGTAAAAGTTATTAAACAAGTTTATCAGGAACTCAGCCGTGAATATAATATTGAAAAGGATTCGAAAAATCGTTATAAGCTATATGGTGAACAGCTTTTAAATAAGATGAAGACAATAGTTGGGATTAGAAAAATAACAGCTAATATGGATAAATATACTGCTCCTGAAGCGTTAGAAATAATAGATAGGCTAATAGATAACTCATTTAATGATGTTAGCAATTTTCAAAATAAAATTATTGAGAAAACAAATTCCACTAAAAATCAGACAAGAGTTAAAAATCAGCATATCAGATCAAGTGAAATTGTAAAACCAAGTGGAGAATATGAACGAGATATACAAGTGCTTAAAAAGAAGATAGAAGATGAAAAGAAAAAGACAATTGAGAAAGATAGAAAACTTAAAACTATTCAAAAGCAATATAAGAATAAGGTAGATGACCTCGAAAAAGAGCTGATTAAAAAAGACTTTACTATTACAAATTTAGAAACAGCAGCAACAAAACAAGATAATGTGAAAATGTATAATGAAAATATTTCTTATTTAAAAGATGATAGTATTTCTAATACTAGCATATTTAAAAGAGGATTATTAAAGAAAATTGTATTTATTACTATTGGAATATTAATATTCTTATGTTATCGTGATCCTATAAATATATTTAGAGAAGGACATACTATCGGTATAAGTGATGATTCAGCAGTAAAAAACAATAAGAAAACTATTTACTTAAAATCAACAATGATACCAGGTAAAGATGGGAATGGAGCAAAAGTAATCCAAAGCTATATTAATATATATATTGATGATGTCAAAATAGATGAGCTTTCAGGTTTTCATCAGAGTGATTCGATGATAAGTATTGAAGAAAGCGATTCAAGTACAGAATTAGTATTTAATGGTGAAATAAAACAAAATAGTAATAGTAAAAAGAAAAACTATGAAAGCTATAGTTTATCAATAACTAAATCAGTTAAGATTGTTTATTCTAATACCTATAATTCTATTATGATTAATGACAATTCCTTTGAGATGCACCAGTTAAAAGAGTTAAAAAATTGTATCCAGGGTATGGATAAGTTGGAGATAGGAAAGAAGAATAATCAGATTATCATAGAGTATAACAATTAA
- a CDS encoding KAP family P-loop NTPase fold protein, with translation MRQHSKKNKYTYINYSMLLKSFFVGALISELFILVTVVDKVFWEFPFLPNNECLIWIIRVLYYLIIICYLYMRNYCKKMKVLIKSLRLDLLIFLVWGGILVFVFDGFGTISFENLLRTLAFPQLMALVLLPIIFCVSFFLRNQQVSLVTKLNENSLFMSDKEVESRSDDKFNFSDKADNFCEKVYNENSSEGLVFGIDAPWGTGKSTFVNLCKEYWNKKYKDEIIVYTFNPLRYENKEKMLDKFIFGLINEIKNHIFVPEIEWLISQYAKIIKDSKPSFSVMGLGFKLPSVNQSIDDIFERLESALKNIDKKIIIIIDDLDRLNFSAIKEMLFVIKKAFTLSNISYVLCYDTENIGKLEKTNFDTENVMEFLEKFINVKTSIFLDNKLLLKYFIDKKDESLSENIMADPVLISKAIEGVKDIFESNDYYRYLPFIGDARKLKRLINTILLLNIEKTDFDNCDFNKKDLTNLLLIYINYPNIFRTIYNTETAGKNGFFSVLVKDKEKYKNSSLYENYLRNLSENQKFILDEVFNVTQRIKDKTINQEILTSYACFNGSEWNGNNRNLERYLNLIINTSFPAKIEQYRFYVNCVHELLLNKTIEDLFNSKEFSLENGEDTHEQFWRTLVNNVYEITNYKKTKEIIGYALKNLNKYSLLKIRSFRETLIIFIVKLLNDIGWIDKNIKQYDNTDKNIAKIAEWIFGEGDFKEEGVLNILGEEEKGVLALYDILNFRISCHESRGLDIFNLTRALVNHINPKISVKDINKDFVKNEMREISQNIFMTFKSRYIEQQKNIFDEIDKLTLNDVGGYNSSNKIKGEGINNEFSLLKFKMKSFIIYQLGNTINDDTGIGCGYYDVSGNKDSKGINKEFNEYLFEICFKAENNSTTNYTHFLDYLLAHLSRDYVLDINLILNVLDKNSLITYWKHRRNDIKALKFESKNIQIITGSYTASYDKHLVDIYKVLDALLPSNE, from the coding sequence ATGAGACAACATAGTAAAAAAAACAAGTATACATATATAAATTATTCAATGCTATTAAAATCTTTTTTTGTTGGGGCTTTAATTTCTGAGCTTTTTATTTTAGTTACTGTAGTTGATAAGGTGTTTTGGGAATTCCCTTTTTTACCTAATAACGAATGTCTAATATGGATCATTAGAGTATTATATTATTTAATAATTATATGTTATCTTTACATGAGAAATTATTGCAAGAAAATGAAAGTACTTATAAAAAGTTTAAGGTTAGATTTGCTAATTTTTTTGGTTTGGGGAGGAATCCTAGTATTTGTTTTTGATGGTTTTGGTACGATTTCTTTTGAAAATTTACTTAGAACATTGGCTTTCCCACAACTTATGGCTTTGGTTTTGTTGCCTATTATTTTTTGCGTCTCATTTTTCTTAAGAAATCAACAAGTTAGTTTAGTAACGAAGCTTAATGAAAACTCACTTTTTATGAGTGACAAAGAAGTTGAAAGTAGAAGTGATGATAAATTTAATTTCTCAGATAAGGCTGATAATTTTTGTGAGAAAGTTTATAATGAAAACTCATCAGAAGGTTTGGTTTTTGGAATTGATGCTCCATGGGGAACAGGAAAATCAACATTTGTTAACCTTTGTAAAGAATATTGGAATAAAAAATACAAGGATGAGATAATAGTTTATACATTCAATCCTTTAAGATACGAAAATAAAGAAAAAATGTTAGATAAATTTATATTTGGGTTAATTAATGAAATCAAAAATCACATTTTTGTTCCTGAGATTGAGTGGCTTATTTCACAATATGCTAAAATAATAAAGGATTCTAAACCATCATTTTCTGTTATGGGATTAGGATTTAAACTTCCATCAGTAAATCAATCAATAGATGATATTTTTGAGAGATTGGAATCAGCGTTAAAAAATATAGATAAGAAAATAATAATAATAATTGATGATTTAGACAGATTAAATTTTTCGGCTATTAAAGAGATGCTTTTTGTAATAAAAAAAGCTTTTACCCTATCTAATATTTCTTATGTACTTTGTTATGATACAGAGAATATTGGTAAACTTGAAAAAACAAATTTTGATACAGAGAATGTAATGGAGTTCTTAGAGAAATTCATTAATGTAAAAACTAGTATTTTTTTAGATAATAAATTATTGCTAAAATATTTTATTGATAAAAAAGATGAAAGTTTATCAGAAAATATTATGGCTGATCCAGTTCTTATATCAAAAGCTATAGAAGGGGTTAAAGATATATTTGAGTCTAATGATTATTACCGTTATTTGCCTTTTATCGGTGATGCTAGAAAGCTTAAGAGACTAATAAATACAATTTTATTACTTAATATTGAAAAAACTGATTTTGATAATTGTGATTTCAACAAAAAAGATCTTACTAATTTATTATTAATTTATATCAATTATCCTAATATATTTAGAACTATTTATAATACTGAAACTGCAGGCAAAAATGGATTTTTTTCAGTTTTGGTTAAGGATAAGGAAAAATATAAAAATTCATCTTTGTACGAAAACTACTTAAGAAATCTTTCAGAAAATCAAAAATTTATTTTAGATGAAGTTTTTAATGTAACTCAAAGAATTAAGGATAAAACTATCAATCAAGAAATATTGACTTCATATGCTTGCTTTAATGGTTCAGAATGGAATGGAAACAATAGAAATTTAGAAAGATATCTGAATCTTATAATCAATACATCTTTTCCTGCTAAGATTGAACAGTATAGATTTTATGTTAATTGTGTACATGAATTATTATTAAATAAAACTATTGAAGATTTATTTAATAGTAAAGAATTTTCTCTTGAAAATGGTGAAGATACTCATGAACAATTCTGGAGAACTTTAGTTAATAATGTGTATGAAATAACTAATTATAAAAAAACAAAAGAGATAATTGGTTACGCTCTTAAGAACTTAAACAAATATTCATTGTTAAAAATTAGAAGTTTTAGAGAAACATTAATTATATTTATCGTTAAATTACTTAATGATATAGGCTGGATTGATAAAAATATAAAGCAGTATGATAATACAGATAAAAATATAGCTAAAATTGCAGAATGGATTTTTGGGGAAGGTGATTTTAAGGAAGAAGGGGTTTTAAACATTTTAGGAGAAGAAGAAAAAGGTGTTTTAGCGCTATATGATATATTGAATTTTCGTATTTCTTGTCATGAAAGTAGAGGATTAGATATATTTAATTTAACAAGGGCTTTAGTTAACCATATAAATCCTAAAATAAGTGTTAAAGATATTAATAAAGATTTTGTTAAAAATGAAATGCGTGAGATATCTCAAAATATTTTTATGACTTTTAAGTCTCGTTATATTGAGCAACAAAAAAATATTTTTGATGAAATAGATAAGCTTACACTGAATGATGTAGGTGGATATAATAGTTCTAATAAGATTAAAGGTGAAGGAATAAATAATGAATTTTCTTTGTTGAAATTTAAAATGAAATCTTTTATTATTTATCAATTAGGAAATACCATAAATGATGATACAGGAATTGGTTGCGGATACTATGATGTTAGTGGAAACAAAGATAGTAAAGGCATAAATAAAGAATTTAATGAGTATTTATTTGAAATTTGTTTTAAAGCAGAGAATAATAGTACAACTAACTATACGCATTTTTTAGATTATTTATTAGCACATTTGTCTAGAGATTATGTACTTGATATAAATTTGATATTAAATGTTTTAGATAAAAATTCACTCATAACTTATTGGAAACACAGAAGAAATGATATTAAAGCACTAAAATTTGAAAGTAAAAATATTCAAATAATAACAGGTAGCTATACTGCATCTTATGATAAACATTTAGTAGATATTTATAAAGTACTTGATGCATTATTACCATCAAATGAGTAG
- a CDS encoding DNA adenine methylase, translating into MRSFISWMGGKNSLKKEIVKRFPATEFNRYIEVFGGAGWVLFHSERHAETEIYNDFNSDLVNLFKCVKYHCPEVERELKFFLNSRELFNDFKDSYNTAGMTDIQRAARFFMLIKTSYGSKLHSYGCVKKDIPTVVKYLEIVQERLSKVVIENRDFEDVIKTYNKPKSFFYLDPPYYGTEKYYQVQFSKEDHIRLRKVLEQVKGKFLLSYNDCEFIRELYKDYNIEEVRRPHNLHTKYKDKEQEYKELIVTNY; encoded by the coding sequence ATGAGAAGTTTTATAAGTTGGATGGGTGGTAAAAATAGCTTGAAGAAAGAAATAGTAAAAAGGTTTCCTGCAACAGAGTTCAATAGATATATAGAGGTTTTTGGGGGTGCTGGGTGGGTATTATTTCATTCAGAAAGACATGCAGAGACAGAGATATATAATGATTTTAATAGTGATCTTGTGAATTTATTTAAGTGTGTAAAATACCATTGTCCAGAAGTGGAAAGGGAACTAAAGTTCTTCTTGAATTCAAGAGAGTTATTTAATGATTTTAAAGATAGTTATAACACTGCAGGTATGACTGATATACAAAGAGCAGCCCGTTTTTTTATGCTGATTAAGACAAGTTATGGTTCTAAATTACATAGTTACGGATGTGTTAAGAAAGATATACCAACAGTGGTTAAATATCTTGAAATAGTACAAGAAAGATTATCTAAGGTGGTAATAGAAAACAGGGACTTTGAAGATGTGATAAAAACATATAATAAGCCTAAGTCATTTTTCTATCTTGATCCACCTTATTATGGAACTGAAAAATATTATCAGGTACAATTTTCAAAAGAGGATCATATAAGGCTTAGAAAAGTGTTAGAGCAGGTTAAAGGTAAATTTTTATTATCTTATAATGATTGTGAGTTTATAAGAGAGTTATATAAAGATTACAATATAGAAGAAGTTAGAAGACCTCATAATTTACATACTAAGTATAAAGATAAAGAGCAGGAATATAAAGAATTAATAGTAACAAATTACTAA